From a single Novipirellula caenicola genomic region:
- a CDS encoding serine/threonine-protein kinase, giving the protein MNPDAEICLAEVDFQAILSGTQDRRMEQHLDHCQQCASRLEQLAANETFWQASSHSLSEDFLDAPTGDETDVSVQLSPVLRAILSPSDDPHSLGRIGRFEICGIVGSGGMGTVLKARDVDIDRIVALKLPAAHLLELPSALERIEREARSAATIRHPNIIEIYQVDRWQGIPYLVMPYLPGPSLMSRLEKHGKLDVLDAIRIARQTASALAAAHQHGVVHRDVKPGNILLGKGTEQAVLTDFGIAKIQDDVSMTNTGVIVGTPGFLSPEQARGNEAGPQSDLYSLGTVLWSMLTGEPPMQGLPTHTIVAAIASGEMPKLAQADCDLPTWVYRLVDWFHAFDPDDRPETAAECETILRACEQHLLDPVRCKLPSRLQHRRRLLPALLGVLSLLIVITISLTGLPEWPSAEGLSPQPIASQRANRNSRVDASGSTRQAVTAAIPQNSMSTRSPQPNMDDPSFAPAHTSVAGTGFSTVAITSLRGNEDSEIDQLESTLQELDLEMTALTEELDRLRDNKTLTPTDENNDGN; this is encoded by the coding sequence ATGAATCCTGATGCCGAAATTTGTTTAGCCGAAGTTGACTTTCAGGCAATTTTGTCGGGCACGCAAGATCGGCGGATGGAACAACATCTGGACCATTGCCAACAATGTGCATCACGGCTCGAACAACTGGCCGCAAACGAAACGTTTTGGCAAGCCTCGTCCCATAGTTTGAGCGAGGATTTTCTGGACGCGCCCACCGGTGATGAAACCGATGTATCGGTACAGCTATCGCCGGTCCTGCGTGCGATTTTGTCGCCCAGCGATGATCCTCATTCACTAGGACGGATCGGACGATTCGAGATCTGCGGGATTGTCGGCAGCGGCGGTATGGGCACCGTGCTGAAGGCTCGCGATGTGGATATCGATCGTATCGTCGCGTTGAAACTGCCTGCCGCTCATCTGTTGGAACTCCCCTCCGCACTGGAGCGGATCGAACGCGAAGCCCGCTCGGCCGCCACGATTCGCCATCCCAACATCATCGAAATTTATCAGGTCGATCGCTGGCAAGGGATCCCGTACTTGGTGATGCCTTATTTGCCTGGGCCATCGCTGATGTCGCGTTTAGAGAAGCATGGCAAGCTGGATGTTTTGGATGCGATCCGGATTGCCCGGCAAACCGCCTCGGCACTTGCGGCCGCTCATCAACACGGCGTCGTCCATCGCGATGTAAAACCCGGCAACATTTTATTGGGCAAGGGAACCGAGCAAGCGGTGTTGACTGATTTCGGAATCGCCAAAATCCAAGACGATGTTTCAATGACCAACACAGGGGTGATTGTCGGAACGCCCGGTTTCTTGTCGCCAGAACAAGCACGCGGGAACGAGGCCGGCCCACAGAGCGATTTGTATTCGCTCGGCACGGTGCTGTGGTCGATGTTGACGGGCGAGCCGCCGATGCAGGGATTGCCGACGCATACGATTGTTGCCGCGATCGCGAGTGGCGAGATGCCAAAATTAGCCCAAGCCGATTGCGATCTTCCCACGTGGGTCTATCGGTTGGTGGATTGGTTTCACGCATTTGATCCTGACGATCGGCCGGAAACCGCGGCCGAATGTGAAACGATCCTGCGAGCGTGTGAGCAACATTTACTCGATCCCGTGAGGTGTAAATTGCCATCTCGTTTACAACATCGCCGCCGACTGCTGCCCGCACTCCTCGGCGTGCTATCGCTGCTAATCGTGATCACGATCAGTCTTACGGGATTGCCCGAATGGCCATCCGCTGAGGGCTTGTCGCCGCAACCGATCGCTTCGCAACGAGCAAACCGAAACTCACGCGTCGACGCTTCGGGTTCGACGCGCCAAGCCGTCACTGCTGCCATTCCGCAAAATTCGATGTCGACGCGATCACCGCAGCCGAACATGGACGACCCGTCGTTCGCCCCTGCCCACACATCCGTCGCTGGCACTGGTTTTTCAACCGTTGCGATAACGTCGTTACGTGGCAATGAGGATTCGGAAATCGATCAGCTGGAATCCACCCTGCAAGAACTTGATCTGGAAATGACCGCTCTGACCGAAGAACTCGATCGTTTACGCGATAACAAAACACTCACTCCAACGGATGAGAACAACGATGGAAACTAA
- a CDS encoding sigma-70 family RNA polymerase sigma factor, giving the protein MLSIPFLSRICFSMTPWPTPNPLLISEIGDLANHAAWQRFDALYRPVIYRFARRRGLDHHAADEVVADVIRRVARAASRWHRPGDQECEQKPPDRFAAWLNRVSRNSLVNVVCRDLNHRGIGGTTHQITLESRPAATEDSRHDWENDRQRVLIRLAADAIRDDYDHASWDAFWSTHVEGESIDSVTKRLGKSRGAIYAIRSRIVRRLREQVQQIEAEEDRS; this is encoded by the coding sequence GTGCTCTCTATTCCTTTCTTGTCGCGAATCTGTTTCAGCATGACGCCTTGGCCGACCCCCAATCCGCTACTGATTTCGGAGATCGGCGATCTCGCCAACCACGCTGCGTGGCAGCGGTTTGATGCGTTGTATCGCCCGGTGATCTATCGATTTGCGCGGCGACGTGGACTCGACCATCATGCCGCCGACGAAGTGGTCGCCGATGTGATTCGGCGAGTCGCGCGAGCGGCCAGCCGATGGCATCGACCGGGCGACCAGGAATGCGAACAGAAACCGCCAGACCGTTTTGCGGCGTGGCTAAACCGCGTCTCACGAAACTCGCTCGTCAATGTTGTTTGTCGCGATTTGAATCATCGAGGCATCGGCGGGACGACGCATCAGATCACGCTCGAGTCGCGACCAGCGGCGACCGAGGATTCTCGCCACGATTGGGAGAACGATCGCCAGCGGGTCCTGATTCGCTTGGCTGCCGACGCAATACGCGATGATTATGACCACGCCAGCTGGGATGCATTCTGGTCCACGCATGTCGAAGGCGAGTCGATCGACAGTGTTACAAAGCGATTGGGCAAATCACGCGGCGCGATCTATGCCATCCGCAGCCGAATCGTGCGGCGATTACGCGAACAAGTCCAGCAAATCGAGGCCGAGGAGGATCGATCATGA
- a CDS encoding NHL repeat-containing protein, with product MSVANSPPANLFAAKQSRRTMLCASLAIGSSLISGCVSGASGSSTQIVWGRRGFSEGRFLKPRAIAISPADELFIVDTTGRIQVFDVDGNFQRGWKTPDTENGRPTGLAVETPPGDHPVPHLLVADTHYYRTLTYTLDGQLCSDKQIGGVAGHSPGEFAFVTDAVCDKKGCFYIGEYGDSDRIQKFDPQGNFLTQWGGTGNAPGQFVRPQSLVVRDHVLWVADACNHRIQCFDIREETPKLINVFGHEGNAAGEFYYPYDLAFASDGTLIVCEYGNQRLQRFTPEGKWIATWGAPGFQPGQLYQPWGVVVDSQDRVHILDSNNHRVQRLALFS from the coding sequence TTGTCTGTTGCAAACTCGCCCCCTGCAAACTTGTTCGCTGCAAAACAATCTCGTCGCACGATGTTATGCGCTTCGCTGGCGATCGGTTCGAGCCTGATTTCGGGATGCGTTTCGGGTGCGTCCGGTTCGAGCACCCAAATCGTGTGGGGGCGACGGGGGTTCAGCGAGGGGCGGTTTCTAAAACCTCGAGCGATCGCGATCTCGCCTGCCGATGAATTGTTCATTGTCGATACGACCGGCCGGATTCAAGTTTTTGACGTCGACGGGAATTTTCAGCGAGGTTGGAAAACCCCGGATACCGAAAACGGACGCCCCACCGGTTTGGCTGTAGAAACGCCACCAGGCGACCATCCCGTTCCGCACTTGCTTGTCGCGGACACGCATTATTACCGCACCCTAACCTATACACTTGACGGTCAACTGTGCAGCGACAAGCAAATTGGGGGTGTCGCGGGCCATTCGCCGGGCGAATTTGCCTTTGTTACCGACGCGGTTTGCGACAAGAAAGGTTGTTTCTATATCGGCGAGTACGGCGATTCGGACCGAATTCAAAAATTTGATCCCCAAGGAAACTTTTTGACTCAGTGGGGTGGCACCGGAAACGCGCCGGGCCAATTCGTTCGTCCGCAAAGTCTGGTCGTGCGAGATCATGTGTTATGGGTCGCCGATGCCTGTAACCATCGCATCCAATGTTTTGATATCCGCGAAGAAACGCCAAAACTGATCAACGTTTTCGGTCACGAAGGCAATGCTGCGGGCGAATTCTATTATCCCTACGATTTGGCCTTCGCCAGTGATGGCACGCTGATCGTTTGCGAGTACGGCAACCAGCGATTGCAGCGGTTCACGCCGGAGGGCAAATGGATCGCCACCTGGGGAGCTCCGGGGTTCCAGCCCGGCCAACTGTATCAGCCTTGGGGCGTGGTGGTCGATTCGCAAGACCGAGTGCACATCTTGGACAGCAACAATCACCGCGTCCAGCGTCTCGCCCTGTTCAGCTAA
- a CDS encoding PSD1 and planctomycete cytochrome C domain-containing protein — MKRIFSGLLCLLLTTSVLHGDGLTPREEFFENQVRPLLIEKCQECHGAELQESDLRLDNLAFVLQGGISGPAAVARNVEESFIIKAVLGQDGFERMPPDDPLSRAEIAVLQKWVRMGLPWPASDEPVTPSLGDQVAINKTAETHWAFQPIANPAVPNIEGKWKTWVANPIDAFIARELIDNDLHPSPAAERSVLIRRLYFDLIGLPPTADQVDAFVDDPRPTSEVVADTIEQLLDSDHHGERWARYWLDLARYADTRDWQAQAELRYPYAYTYRDYVIDSLNDDKPYDQFLREQIAADFYTDDPAAPELAAMGLLTVGPQFRNNRVEQAADKIDVVCRGLMGITVACARCHDHKYDPVPTEDFYSLYGVFASSKTADDFPVIPTDQPPGPLQADFEKKLAAKHRELLQYKKQLRTDAVRELRSKLPLYIKGFTMMGLERKLDIRGAISKLKVVDIAMTPLNDSLTNELKSNRWQDDPVLGPWHDGLSISEAEFKKQQPTLLKKWSGDESLNPRIKQKLTSSPPKSRSDLALAYADVFDETLKQWNAFKKSHPDAEGFDDESSEAVRVRLLGPGGWFDLDVEKVALASRLSGKGRKKLGDLEKAITEVEASHPAAPPRAMTVVDLEKPITPFVMLRGEPNRRGDRVPRQFLSVLSDGKPKPFRNGSGRQELAEAIADENNPLTARVYVNRVWARYFGSGLVESLDDFGLRTSPPSHPELLDWLASEFMRNGWSMKWLHRTITSSNAYAQSSDANDRGLQLDPENRLVWRQNRRRLDFEAMRDSMLTVANSLDRTIGGRSVKLSEIPYTHRRSIYAYIDRIELDPMLRTFDFASPTASAASRAETTIPQQALFNMNHPFVAELAREVAGIATGDAAIETQVKTVYRQVYSRDPSAQEQSMATAFLRSSSETAVPLNQVWQYGYGPLVAAENADDSLPEFTPLEFWTGSSYQVSSEFPDPVMKHLRITANGAHPGKNQDFCVIRRWTAPDDGVVKISGKLKHARDNGDGVTATIRSKSFAESFTVANSETKTTVDRLAVVKGQVIDFVVSPRSTTTADAHIWTIEIEGIEGTISDVTWNSSADFQAPPPPPLTPLAQLAQALMLTNEFLYID; from the coding sequence ATGAAACGTATTTTCTCTGGATTGTTGTGCTTGTTGTTGACCACGTCCGTTTTACACGGGGATGGGCTGACGCCACGTGAAGAGTTTTTCGAGAACCAGGTTCGGCCGCTCTTGATCGAAAAGTGTCAAGAATGTCATGGAGCGGAACTGCAGGAATCGGATTTACGGCTTGATAATTTGGCGTTTGTTTTGCAAGGCGGAATCAGTGGTCCTGCGGCGGTCGCTCGAAACGTCGAAGAGAGTTTTATCATCAAAGCGGTGCTGGGCCAGGATGGCTTTGAACGCATGCCGCCGGATGACCCGCTCAGCCGCGCCGAGATCGCAGTGCTGCAAAAGTGGGTTCGTATGGGATTGCCATGGCCCGCTAGCGACGAACCGGTGACGCCTTCGCTTGGCGATCAGGTGGCGATCAACAAGACGGCCGAGACTCATTGGGCATTTCAGCCGATTGCCAATCCAGCGGTGCCAAACATCGAAGGCAAATGGAAAACGTGGGTCGCTAATCCGATCGATGCCTTTATCGCCCGTGAACTGATTGACAACGATTTGCACCCGTCGCCTGCCGCTGAGCGAAGCGTTTTGATTCGGCGACTCTATTTCGATTTGATCGGGCTGCCACCGACGGCGGACCAAGTCGATGCATTTGTCGACGATCCTAGACCGACCAGTGAAGTGGTGGCCGATACAATCGAGCAACTCTTAGACAGCGATCACCATGGTGAACGTTGGGCACGGTATTGGTTGGACTTGGCCCGCTATGCCGACACGCGGGATTGGCAGGCCCAAGCCGAGCTTCGATATCCCTACGCCTATACCTATCGCGATTATGTGATCGACAGTTTGAATGACGACAAACCCTATGATCAATTTTTGCGTGAACAGATCGCCGCGGACTTTTACACCGACGATCCAGCGGCACCTGAGTTGGCAGCGATGGGATTGTTGACGGTGGGGCCTCAATTCCGCAACAACCGTGTCGAGCAAGCGGCTGACAAGATCGACGTTGTGTGTCGAGGACTAATGGGGATCACCGTCGCCTGTGCCCGATGTCACGATCACAAGTATGATCCGGTCCCCACCGAAGATTTTTATTCGCTGTACGGTGTGTTTGCGAGTTCCAAAACGGCAGACGATTTTCCCGTGATTCCCACCGATCAGCCACCCGGGCCGCTGCAGGCAGATTTCGAGAAGAAGCTTGCCGCGAAACATCGCGAACTTTTGCAATACAAGAAGCAGCTTCGCACGGACGCCGTCCGAGAGCTTCGCAGCAAGCTGCCTTTGTACATCAAAGGCTTCACGATGATGGGGCTCGAACGCAAACTCGATATCCGCGGCGCGATCAGCAAATTGAAAGTTGTCGACATCGCGATGACACCGCTGAATGATTCACTGACAAATGAACTGAAGAGCAATCGTTGGCAGGATGATCCTGTGTTGGGCCCATGGCACGACGGATTGTCGATCAGCGAGGCTGAATTCAAGAAACAGCAGCCGACGCTGCTAAAAAAATGGTCGGGCGACGAATCGCTCAATCCGCGGATCAAACAGAAATTGACATCCTCGCCGCCTAAGTCGCGTTCCGATTTGGCGCTGGCCTATGCCGATGTTTTCGACGAAACTCTGAAGCAATGGAACGCTTTCAAAAAGTCGCATCCTGATGCGGAAGGTTTTGACGACGAATCGAGTGAAGCAGTCCGAGTCCGTCTGCTCGGCCCCGGAGGATGGTTTGACCTTGACGTCGAAAAAGTGGCGTTGGCATCACGATTGTCGGGCAAAGGCCGCAAGAAATTAGGAGATCTCGAGAAGGCGATCACCGAGGTCGAAGCGAGTCATCCGGCGGCACCCCCGCGAGCGATGACGGTCGTGGATCTAGAAAAGCCGATCACGCCATTTGTGATGCTGCGAGGTGAACCAAACCGACGAGGTGATCGAGTCCCACGTCAATTCTTGAGCGTGTTGTCCGACGGAAAACCCAAGCCGTTTCGCAACGGCAGCGGACGGCAAGAATTGGCCGAAGCGATCGCAGATGAAAACAATCCGCTGACCGCTCGCGTGTACGTCAATCGAGTCTGGGCACGCTACTTCGGTAGCGGATTAGTGGAATCGCTCGACGACTTTGGTTTGCGGACGTCGCCGCCGAGCCATCCTGAACTGTTGGATTGGTTGGCAAGCGAATTCATGCGTAACGGATGGTCAATGAAATGGCTGCACCGCACGATCACATCAAGCAACGCGTATGCTCAATCGAGCGACGCGAACGATCGTGGTTTGCAGCTGGATCCTGAAAACCGATTGGTTTGGCGTCAGAATCGTCGCCGTCTTGATTTCGAAGCGATGCGAGATTCGATGTTGACGGTCGCCAATTCGCTGGACCGAACCATCGGCGGCCGTTCGGTCAAACTGAGCGAGATTCCTTACACTCATCGCCGCTCGATCTATGCCTACATCGACCGCATTGAATTGGATCCGATGCTGCGGACGTTCGATTTTGCCTCGCCGACCGCTTCGGCTGCTTCGCGTGCTGAAACGACGATTCCGCAACAAGCCTTGTTTAATATGAACCACCCGTTCGTCGCCGAATTGGCGCGGGAAGTGGCGGGAATCGCGACGGGTGATGCGGCGATCGAGACGCAAGTCAAAACGGTTTACCGCCAAGTCTATAGCCGCGATCCATCGGCACAGGAACAATCGATGGCGACAGCGTTTTTGCGTTCGTCGTCCGAGACGGCGGTGCCATTGAATCAGGTTTGGCAGTACGGGTACGGACCGCTTGTCGCTGCTGAAAACGCGGATGATTCGCTGCCTGAGTTCACGCCGCTGGAATTTTGGACGGGATCTTCCTACCAAGTCAGCAGCGAATTCCCAGACCCTGTGATGAAGCATTTGCGTATCACTGCCAACGGGGCTCATCCGGGCAAGAACCAGGATTTCTGTGTGATCCGCCGCTGGACTGCGCCGGATGACGGAGTCGTCAAAATCAGTGGCAAACTGAAACACGCCCGCGACAATGGCGACGGAGTGACCGCCACGATTCGCTCAAAATCATTCGCTGAATCCTTTACCGTCGCCAACAGCGAAACCAAAACCACCGTGGATCGTTTAGCGGTGGTCAAGGGCCAAGTCATTGATTTTGTCGTCTCGCCGCGATCCACGACCACGGCCGATGCTCACATTTGGACGATCGAGATCGAGGGGATCGAAGGGACGATTTCAGATGTGACATGGAATTCGAGTGCCGATTTCCAAGCACCCCCTCCACCTCCGCTAACACCGCTCGCGCAATTGGCGCAAGCGTTAATGCTGACCAACGAATTTCTTTATATCGATTGA
- a CDS encoding sodium:calcium antiporter, whose translation MGILIPLVLIFFTCLLIWRACDSFEIASEYIGRNLSEGVRGGTINAISSSVPELFTTLIALFVLSDRDGFSVGIGTTAGSALFNGMIIPASCILTVVGAVVLGVRVTSVNVSTKVLLRDGLSLIACEIILILLINGARLHWWQGLILMTLYATYLAFMLLSMKRTAGLDAEGMDEQEQELEDEAAVERSVLGHTFYWLSLGPLMDMERVFVREKHRQQIDEETWNGWPLLLASTAVIGAACWLLVKACEWLGTGSVEHPSYTLWGYEFQGIGMPAMFVAVIFASMATSVPDLVMSIRDARDGDYDDAVANALGSNVFDICFALGFPLFLFTLLNGPIEMSPDIVAQSGELRLLLLVLTIVGFFVYYVGTRGVTEAGIEYVEMRRGKAFILLGIYALFVGYIVARSQEMTLAIELSTWLQSLLHWLPTIG comes from the coding sequence ATGGGAATCTTGATTCCGCTGGTTCTGATTTTCTTTACCTGCCTGCTGATTTGGCGGGCATGTGACAGTTTTGAAATTGCGTCCGAATACATCGGCCGCAATCTTTCCGAAGGGGTTCGTGGTGGCACCATCAATGCAATCTCGAGCAGCGTTCCAGAGTTGTTCACCACGCTGATCGCATTGTTCGTGCTGTCGGATCGAGACGGATTCTCGGTCGGCATCGGCACCACCGCCGGAAGTGCGTTGTTTAACGGAATGATCATCCCCGCATCTTGCATCTTGACTGTGGTCGGAGCGGTCGTGCTAGGAGTTCGCGTCACCTCGGTGAACGTTTCCACCAAAGTATTGCTGCGAGATGGATTGTCGCTAATCGCATGCGAAATCATCCTGATTCTGTTGATCAACGGGGCTCGCTTGCACTGGTGGCAAGGGCTGATCTTGATGACGCTGTATGCAACCTATTTGGCGTTCATGCTACTGTCGATGAAGCGCACCGCAGGTCTCGATGCCGAAGGGATGGACGAACAAGAGCAAGAGCTCGAAGACGAAGCGGCGGTCGAGCGAAGCGTTTTAGGACACACGTTTTATTGGTTATCGCTCGGCCCACTGATGGACATGGAACGTGTTTTTGTGCGAGAGAAACATCGTCAACAAATTGACGAAGAGACGTGGAACGGTTGGCCGCTATTGTTGGCATCGACCGCCGTCATCGGTGCAGCGTGTTGGTTGTTGGTCAAAGCGTGCGAGTGGTTAGGGACCGGAAGCGTCGAGCATCCTAGTTACACGTTGTGGGGCTACGAATTCCAAGGAATTGGCATGCCTGCGATGTTTGTCGCGGTGATCTTTGCATCGATGGCGACGAGCGTGCCTGATTTGGTGATGTCGATTCGTGACGCCCGCGACGGCGACTATGACGACGCGGTCGCCAACGCACTGGGCAGCAATGTGTTTGACATCTGTTTTGCTCTAGGCTTTCCCTTGTTCCTGTTCACGTTGTTAAATGGGCCGATTGAGATGTCACCGGACATTGTGGCCCAAAGTGGTGAACTGCGATTGCTGCTGTTGGTGCTGACAATCGTCGGCTTCTTTGTCTATTACGTCGGCACGCGAGGCGTCACCGAGGCGGGAATCGAGTACGTCGAAATGCGACGTGGCAAGGCCTTCATTCTGCTCGGAATCTACGCCTTGTTTGTCGGCTACATCGTTGCTCGCAGCCAAGAAATGACACTGGCGATCGAATTGTCGACGTGGCTGCAATCACTGCTGCATTGGTTGCCAACAATCGGTTAA
- a CDS encoding serine hydrolase domain-containing protein yields MHRYFPAVFGRTFFTAIYVVCISLEAIPEEPASAERLGQRVRKLAQTYIQSQRMVGLSIAVIDGDESATIHLGRTSEIGPPPNDQTLYEIGSISKVFTGILLADAVNRGEIRLDQDASELLPAGVTMPRWQDRPITVLEIATHRSGLPRLADNMPSLHTANPYSDYTSALAHEFLSSHSLRRAPGDKYEYSNLAFGLLGHWIGRKAGKDYDELLQQRLTNPLGMPDTRVVLNPAQTAKLATPYDAQKQPTSNWDFADMPGAGGIRSSIVDMLQFAQVHLQTPQNKIGAAIELAWQKHHVGKNGESSMGLGWHVIGDGTTRVHSGQTGGYHSIILINRETQSAVVVLTNTATDAVDALAVELHERFSQN; encoded by the coding sequence ATGCATCGCTATTTTCCTGCAGTTTTTGGCCGCACCTTTTTTACTGCAATCTATGTAGTATGCATTTCGCTCGAAGCAATCCCCGAGGAACCCGCGTCCGCTGAGCGACTCGGCCAACGCGTGCGAAAGCTCGCCCAAACCTATATCCAATCGCAGCGGATGGTGGGTCTATCGATTGCCGTGATCGATGGGGACGAATCCGCGACGATTCATCTTGGACGCACCAGCGAAATTGGGCCGCCACCGAATGACCAGACGCTGTACGAGATCGGTTCGATTTCAAAAGTGTTTACCGGCATCCTGTTGGCCGACGCTGTCAATCGAGGTGAAATCCGCTTGGATCAAGATGCCAGCGAACTGTTGCCCGCTGGCGTCACGATGCCGCGTTGGCAAGATCGTCCGATTACCGTACTGGAGATTGCCACGCATCGATCAGGGCTGCCGCGATTAGCCGACAACATGCCCAGTCTTCACACCGCAAACCCGTACAGCGATTACACGTCAGCGTTGGCCCACGAATTTCTTAGCTCGCATTCGCTTCGACGGGCCCCCGGCGACAAATACGAATACTCGAATCTCGCTTTTGGGTTGCTCGGACACTGGATCGGACGCAAAGCCGGAAAAGATTACGACGAATTATTGCAGCAGCGTCTGACCAATCCGTTGGGGATGCCCGACACCCGCGTCGTGTTGAATCCAGCTCAAACCGCGAAATTGGCCACGCCCTACGACGCCCAGAAACAGCCGACATCGAACTGGGACTTCGCCGACATGCCAGGTGCCGGAGGCATTCGCAGCTCGATTGTGGACATGTTGCAGTTCGCACAAGTGCATCTGCAGACGCCACAAAACAAGATCGGAGCAGCGATCGAACTCGCGTGGCAGAAACATCACGTCGGAAAAAACGGCGAGTCCTCGATGGGACTCGGTTGGCACGTGATAGGTGACGGCACGACACGCGTTCACAGCGGCCAAACGGGGGGCTATCACAGCATCATCCTGATCAATCGCGAAACGCAATCGGCGGTGGTCGTTCTGACCAATACCGCGACCGACGCGGTCGATGCGTTGGCGGTCGAATTGCACGAACGGTTCTCGCAAAACTAG
- a CDS encoding DUF1501 domain-containing protein — MTFQSIDRRRMLSRSGMGLGMLALAGILNDESQSALVSASEPIAGNSLSPRPPHFPARAKRVIHLFANGGPSQIDTFDPKPDLAKFAGKTLSDKLGRDRRLGGVGHPSSFKFSKHGESGTEVSELFPNIAKHVDKMCVIRSMVTDVPNHEPGLMMMNCGDIVRPRPSVGSWALYGLGTENQSLPGYVVMCPRGLPTAATANWRNAFLPGIYQGTHVDTQFTDPEELVANIENKFLVHDQQRRQFDLIQDLNRLHLSQREDDQQLTGRIESLELAFRMQGEAREAFDISDEPEHIQKMYGDSLQGRQMLIARRLSQRGVRYVQVYHGAGQPWDSHAAIEKNHPRLARECDQPIAALLADLEQQGLLDETLVIWGGEMGRTPTVQMPVTANPGRDHHDDGFTVWMAGGGVKGGMTYGTTDEVGLKAVENRVHVHDLHATILHLLGFDHTRLTYRYAGRDFRLTDVHGNVQHAIIA, encoded by the coding sequence ATGACTTTCCAATCCATTGATCGCCGACGGATGCTGTCGCGTAGCGGCATGGGGCTAGGCATGCTTGCCCTGGCCGGAATTCTGAACGACGAATCGCAAAGTGCGCTCGTGTCGGCCAGCGAACCGATCGCCGGTAATTCGCTGAGCCCGCGTCCGCCTCATTTTCCGGCGCGTGCCAAACGCGTGATTCACTTGTTTGCCAACGGAGGCCCGAGCCAGATCGATACGTTCGATCCGAAGCCGGACTTGGCTAAATTCGCCGGCAAAACGCTGAGCGATAAACTCGGACGTGACCGCCGACTCGGTGGCGTCGGCCATCCGTCGTCGTTCAAGTTCAGCAAGCATGGTGAATCTGGAACCGAGGTGAGTGAGCTGTTTCCGAACATTGCCAAGCACGTCGACAAGATGTGCGTGATTCGGTCCATGGTCACCGACGTCCCGAACCATGAACCGGGATTGATGATGATGAACTGTGGCGACATCGTGCGTCCACGGCCGAGTGTCGGTTCGTGGGCACTGTACGGATTGGGGACCGAGAATCAAAGTTTGCCTGGATACGTGGTGATGTGTCCTCGCGGGTTGCCGACTGCCGCGACGGCAAACTGGCGTAACGCATTTTTGCCGGGAATCTATCAGGGCACGCACGTGGACACTCAGTTCACCGATCCTGAAGAGTTGGTGGCCAATATCGAGAACAAATTCTTGGTGCATGATCAACAGCGTCGCCAATTTGATTTGATTCAAGATTTGAATCGATTGCATTTAAGTCAAAGAGAAGATGATCAACAGTTGACCGGTCGCATCGAGTCGCTCGAGTTGGCGTTTCGTATGCAAGGCGAAGCACGCGAGGCGTTTGATATTTCAGACGAACCCGAGCACATTCAAAAAATGTATGGCGATTCGCTGCAAGGTCGGCAAATGTTGATCGCACGTCGGTTGAGCCAGCGTGGAGTGCGGTATGTCCAGGTGTATCATGGTGCGGGGCAGCCTTGGGATTCGCACGCGGCGATCGAAAAGAATCATCCGCGGTTGGCTCGCGAGTGTGATCAACCGATCGCGGCATTGTTGGCGGATTTAGAGCAGCAGGGACTACTCGATGAGACGTTGGTGATTTGGGGCGGTGAAATGGGACGCACGCCGACGGTGCAGATGCCAGTGACGGCGAACCCGGGTCGCGACCATCACGACGATGGGTTCACGGTTTGGATGGCAGGCGGCGGTGTCAAAGGTGGCATGACGTACGGAACGACCGACGAAGTCGGATTGAAGGCGGTTGAAAATCGCGTCCACGTGCATGATTTGCACGCCACGATCTTGCATTTACTCGGCTTTGATCACACGCGATTGACGTACCGTTACGCCGGCCGTGATTTCCGTCTAACCGACGTCCACGGCAACGTCCAACACGCCATCATCGCCTAA